A region from the Candidatus Electrothrix scaldis genome encodes:
- a CDS encoding metallophosphoesterase: MPTRTLFISDIHMGVNRKTNWYQDNVHTAALKGFLRYVLEHVHEINDLVILGDWFDQWTYAPNDLPPTITEIMTSNPEVFTRQSDGSGDFITVLNALKGKGNLRFVNGNHDMLAELQEINAWFTQHTDQAVLPGVGNDLTMTWAENTFYQSSNNKIYAEHGHLYDLFNKPANMSANPYIPLPVGHFITRTVGDSVLKQLSTDKPNSAYLKDSGDPDYSHIGVDIKVITQTIKDLIERGESPHIAEIVLDTVLSFDKSKKLEYNMEWYRGGHPSSDAVDNYYPALLTLQEFFQDIKEIEVNFNGLDYFAKQYYQQHPEARVVVMGHTHDYRLVWNGRENAPVYINSGYYCPSIPDMESGTKLPTFVEIIKNEHASFTVNEKKITDYKAGTVVTGQTATINWEPS, encoded by the coding sequence ATGCCCACAAGAACGCTCTTTATCAGCGACATTCACATGGGGGTGAACAGGAAAACCAATTGGTACCAAGATAACGTACATACAGCAGCGTTAAAAGGATTCCTGCGCTATGTTCTCGAACATGTACACGAAATCAACGACCTTGTTATTCTTGGTGATTGGTTTGATCAGTGGACATATGCACCAAATGATCTTCCTCCCACAATTACGGAAATTATGACAAGCAACCCGGAAGTCTTTACCAGACAGAGTGATGGGAGCGGTGATTTCATTACTGTTCTGAATGCCCTGAAAGGCAAGGGAAACCTGCGCTTTGTCAACGGCAACCATGATATGCTGGCAGAACTTCAGGAGATCAATGCCTGGTTTACTCAGCATACCGATCAAGCTGTTCTTCCGGGAGTCGGCAATGACCTCACAATGACCTGGGCTGAGAACACCTTTTACCAGAGCAGCAACAACAAGATATATGCCGAGCATGGTCACCTCTACGATCTCTTTAACAAACCTGCCAATATGTCGGCCAATCCCTATATTCCTCTCCCGGTGGGCCACTTTATCACCCGTACCGTGGGAGATTCAGTGCTTAAACAACTCAGCACTGACAAGCCTAACAGTGCCTACCTGAAAGACTCTGGCGATCCAGATTACTCACATATTGGTGTGGACATCAAAGTGATCACCCAAACGATCAAGGATCTGATTGAACGAGGAGAGTCCCCTCATATTGCAGAGATTGTTTTAGATACCGTTCTCTCGTTCGATAAGAGTAAAAAACTGGAATACAACATGGAATGGTACAGAGGTGGTCATCCCTCTTCTGATGCAGTGGATAATTATTACCCTGCCCTTCTTACTCTACAAGAATTTTTTCAGGATATTAAAGAAATAGAAGTAAACTTCAATGGACTGGATTATTTTGCCAAACAATATTACCAACAGCACCCTGAAGCACGGGTAGTGGTCATGGGCCACACCCATGACTATAGACTGGTTTGGAATGGCCGAGAGAATGCTCCGGTGTATATCAACTCTGGCTATTACTGCCCATCAATTCCTGATATGGAGAGCGGGACAAAACTGCCTACCTTTGTGGAAATTATTAAAAACGAGCATGCCAGCTTTACGGTCAATGAAAAGAAGATAACGGATTATAAAGCAGGAACCGTGGTCACAGGGCAGACAGCAACGATAAATTGGGAGCCATCTTGA
- a CDS encoding Fic family protein: protein MKTLDQKLNFSFTTNQQLIQLIAEIDLFRGKWDHLEHLHPVFLQELKGMATIQSIGSSTRIEGATLSDAEIEQLIADLKVNKLENRDEQEVVGYYDVLELIFDNAEDIQLSENYIMQLHTLLLRYSTKDSGQKGAYKKVSNKVVASYPDGTQRVIFNTTEPYLVPKEMEELLSWTKTCLETQKYHPLLVVGLFIYEFLSIHPFHDGNGRLSRLLTTLLLIKLDYDFIQYISFEHIIENRKERYYAALMECQRQRNTDEEHLDTWMLFFLNALKLVTVKLSLKMSSR, encoded by the coding sequence ATGAAAACCTTAGACCAAAAACTTAATTTTTCTTTTACAACAAATCAACAGCTTATCCAGCTGATTGCCGAGATTGACCTGTTTCGCGGAAAATGGGATCATCTGGAGCACCTCCATCCTGTTTTTCTCCAGGAGCTGAAAGGGATGGCAACCATTCAAAGTATTGGCTCTTCCACCCGAATTGAAGGGGCAACCCTTTCGGATGCGGAAATCGAACAGCTGATTGCCGACCTGAAGGTGAACAAGCTGGAAAACCGCGACGAGCAGGAGGTGGTGGGGTATTACGATGTGCTTGAGCTGATCTTTGATAATGCGGAAGATATTCAGTTGAGCGAAAATTACATCATGCAGCTGCATACCCTGCTGCTCAGGTATTCGACAAAAGACAGCGGCCAGAAAGGGGCCTATAAAAAGGTCTCCAACAAGGTTGTGGCAAGTTACCCGGACGGAACTCAGCGGGTCATCTTTAATACCACTGAGCCCTATCTTGTGCCAAAAGAGATGGAGGAGCTTCTCAGCTGGACAAAAACATGCCTTGAGACTCAAAAATACCATCCGCTCTTGGTTGTCGGGCTGTTTATCTATGAATTTCTCTCCATCCATCCCTTTCATGACGGCAACGGCAGGCTTTCGCGCTTACTCACCACCTTATTGCTGATCAAACTGGACTATGACTTTATTCAATACATCTCCTTTGAACATATCATAGAGAACCGGAAGGAAAGATATTATGCGGCCCTGATGGAATGTCAGCGCCAACGCAATACCGATGAAGAACATCTTGATACCTGGATGCTGTTTTTTCTCAATGCGTTGAAACTGGTTACGGTGAAATTGAGTTTGAAGATGAGTAGTCGCTGA
- a CDS encoding alpha-2-macroglobulin, whose amino-acid sequence MKKTLLAVTLLLLQAVIYSSPCWAKDHTLNDLTKEAGKLTPSYTARGNLPPKPQEADLLRRAADIMVEARKCATAIPLYRQAALFSGQADAELWLAVAKASSCAKNWKQASQTGWLAYSSTSSNVLRAEALALTGEALEQRTTSYHNWTPVGIDLYERLNKLNSSSENAEKLARLRIKQNEDKKLLIRSYTADSSSGHPRLCIGLNDEILNPEQAHYGDYIRVSPALSPDFYVEYKKLCIGGASYGTTYEVTLRKGMKSRNKELMDTATFNIATDHSPSQLWFNQNDYILADASGAVGLHTINVNKVKLRLYRIHERNILGEFVSNAFRRKLNEYELERIKEREGELVWEGSTDITAPQDEKTVSDLALPMQAIAAPGLYILIAEDGNTKPQRWEGAASQWLVKTNIGLTTYQGNDGLTVMARSLDTALPLAGVDITLTARNNTPLGTLTTDEKGLVRFAPGLLRGKGGQAAIQLVSMDSRQGFTFLQLQQAPFDFSDRGVGGRTAPGPVDAFVYTERGIYRPGETVNVVALVRDELGRAIDAPPLTLRLRGPNAKIQLERLLQPDAAGGYTETINLPHAARSGSWTASLYLDVKEKPVGQVSFVVKSFKPPRLEARMEPEGILTPKKGAKAVVQADYLYGSPGSNLRVQARMSLQYDPHPFADFANFFFGRAGEEPGIGDIELPDITTDARGQGTLILQLNGQQESTRQPLKAVVSAEVMDIDGRTVAASTGVPVRHLPEYLGVEPGFQDEQVQADSTAKFSLIALDGKGLPQAKGSLSYRLIQEEIDYQWFQKNGGWGYERIVRDHEKARDQLSWKKTGPLPLALPVTQGVYRLELLNKDAELVTAFRFTAGEQLIGQSDTPDAVKVELDRQQYQVGETAKLTIKSPYPGQASLILANSSIHDVSNISLAEGKDTLEIPVKADWGAGVYALVTVYRPGEGQKKGADRAVGLVWLNVDPAAQRLQVAIKTPDKIRPRQTLKVPVEIKDAVPGEAVHLTLAAVDDGVLRLTNFVSPDPLSWFFNKQQLGLEIRDLYGQLIAPPESKPLVLRTGAGENGLRGAPESNIKVLSLFSGVIQVGEDGMATVPLEIPDFNGRVRLMSVAWSPDKLGSASRDMQINDPVVVSPALPRYLAQGDESSIQLLLENIDGPEGEYQIAWTAEGAVAMETEESEEMASSLTINLAPGKRENLRFPVQANSIGKGSLHVEVKGPEGYSYSGDFPLNVRGKYLPTLERRYAKLNPGESIVLDKETLTGLFPETAKVGLTISSSPNLDVPGLLGQLDRYPYGCLEQLTSRAMPLLSANLLAERFAAPLDKNLPGRVQEAIDRILQKQRGDGSFSLWWDSGSAKPWLTAYALDFLSRAQEKGYVVPEYFYKKGMHWLTDQVKNANNPQVQDLAPLAYAHWVLARTGQGRHEDARYLFDTWFQQTPSPLAKAQLAGSLALLGDRNRAIKGLKAAMEQANRDPSSSWHNYGSRLRDLAGIIHVIAESGITEVDPAPAWQELTRLFAQEKYLSTQEQAWLIMASLTLEQSSPLDLDIVEKAPAKAEKKEKEKPSLLSRIKSMLDFGTPEPPASEEPADVQDEATEQPAPQSTFFALERKGEALLSNPVTITNNGDKVVWLVTTLQGSPIEAPAPVENGFTVFRDWYTTEGEPMPVDAIQQGELMVVTLQGEVKTESDFQALLVDLLPAGFEIERPITEQDTAFSWLKDQLTNNEYVDARDDRFIAAFDTKSLPRVDGNKKMSRFQSAYLVRAVTPGIYTLPPVEVEAMYRPVYRARGGVGTVIVSGVE is encoded by the coding sequence ATGAAAAAAACTCTCCTTGCAGTAACACTCCTTCTGCTTCAGGCTGTGATTTATTCCAGCCCATGCTGGGCAAAGGATCACACTCTGAACGACCTGACCAAGGAAGCAGGTAAACTCACACCGAGTTATACAGCCAGGGGTAACCTACCGCCCAAGCCCCAGGAGGCAGACCTCCTCCGCCGAGCCGCAGACATCATGGTAGAGGCACGAAAATGTGCTACTGCCATTCCTCTGTATAGGCAGGCAGCCCTTTTTTCCGGGCAGGCAGATGCCGAGCTCTGGCTCGCTGTGGCAAAGGCGAGTAGCTGCGCCAAAAACTGGAAACAGGCAAGTCAAACGGGCTGGCTGGCCTATTCTTCTACGAGTAGCAATGTGCTGCGGGCAGAGGCCCTTGCACTCACCGGAGAGGCTCTGGAACAGCGGACCACCTCCTACCATAACTGGACCCCAGTTGGTATTGACCTCTACGAGCGACTCAACAAGCTGAACAGTAGCTCGGAGAATGCAGAAAAACTGGCCCGCTTACGGATCAAGCAGAATGAGGACAAAAAGCTGCTGATCCGGAGCTACACTGCGGACAGCAGCAGCGGCCATCCCAGACTCTGCATCGGGCTGAATGACGAGATACTCAACCCGGAGCAGGCTCATTACGGCGATTATATCCGGGTCTCTCCCGCCCTGAGCCCTGACTTCTATGTCGAATACAAAAAGCTCTGCATCGGTGGTGCATCCTATGGCACTACCTATGAGGTCACCCTGCGCAAAGGGATGAAAAGCAGGAACAAGGAGCTCATGGACACGGCAACATTCAACATTGCTACGGATCATAGCCCATCCCAGCTCTGGTTTAACCAGAATGACTACATCCTTGCAGATGCCTCCGGTGCAGTGGGACTGCATACCATCAACGTGAACAAGGTCAAGCTGCGCCTGTACCGTATCCACGAGCGCAATATCCTCGGGGAGTTTGTCAGCAACGCCTTCCGCCGCAAGCTCAACGAATACGAGCTGGAGCGCATCAAGGAACGGGAAGGCGAGCTGGTTTGGGAAGGCTCAACAGATATTACGGCTCCTCAGGATGAGAAAACCGTCAGTGATCTGGCCCTGCCCATGCAGGCTATAGCCGCTCCTGGCCTCTATATCCTCATTGCTGAGGACGGCAATACCAAGCCGCAACGCTGGGAGGGTGCTGCCAGTCAATGGTTGGTCAAGACCAATATCGGCCTGACCACTTACCAGGGCAATGATGGACTCACGGTCATGGCCCGCAGCCTGGACACAGCCCTGCCCCTGGCCGGGGTAGATATCACCCTCACTGCCCGCAATAATACCCCGCTGGGCACCCTAACAACAGACGAAAAAGGACTGGTCCGTTTTGCCCCTGGTCTGCTGCGTGGGAAAGGCGGCCAGGCCGCTATTCAGCTGGTCTCTATGGATAGTAGACAAGGTTTCACCTTTCTCCAACTCCAACAGGCCCCCTTTGACTTTAGTGACCGAGGGGTGGGCGGACGAACTGCCCCTGGTCCTGTGGATGCCTTTGTCTACACCGAGCGGGGAATCTACCGTCCAGGTGAGACCGTCAATGTGGTGGCCCTGGTTCGGGACGAGCTAGGGCGGGCCATCGATGCCCCGCCCCTGACCCTGCGCCTCAGAGGCCCCAATGCTAAGATCCAGCTGGAGCGTCTCCTCCAGCCCGATGCCGCCGGTGGCTATACCGAGACCATCAACCTGCCTCATGCGGCCCGTTCCGGCTCCTGGACCGCTTCCCTTTACCTGGATGTGAAGGAGAAACCCGTGGGGCAGGTCAGCTTTGTGGTGAAATCCTTTAAACCACCCCGTCTGGAGGCCCGCATGGAGCCCGAGGGCATCCTGACCCCCAAGAAAGGGGCCAAGGCCGTGGTCCAAGCCGATTATCTCTACGGTTCTCCCGGTTCAAACCTGCGCGTTCAGGCCCGAATGAGCCTCCAGTATGACCCCCATCCCTTTGCCGATTTTGCCAACTTCTTCTTCGGCAGGGCTGGCGAAGAACCAGGCATCGGAGATATTGAGCTGCCGGACATCACAACCGATGCCCGGGGACAGGGCACCCTGATCCTACAACTTAACGGCCAGCAGGAGAGCACCCGTCAGCCTCTCAAGGCCGTGGTCTCTGCTGAGGTCATGGATATTGATGGTCGAACCGTTGCGGCGAGCACCGGGGTTCCGGTACGGCATCTCCCTGAATACCTGGGCGTGGAACCGGGCTTCCAGGATGAGCAGGTCCAGGCCGATAGCACAGCAAAATTTTCACTCATCGCCCTGGACGGCAAAGGTCTGCCTCAAGCAAAAGGATCCCTCAGCTACCGGCTTATCCAGGAGGAAATTGATTACCAGTGGTTTCAAAAAAACGGGGGCTGGGGCTATGAACGGATAGTCCGTGACCACGAGAAAGCGAGAGATCAATTGAGCTGGAAGAAGACCGGCCCACTCCCCCTGGCCTTACCGGTTACCCAGGGTGTGTATCGGCTGGAACTCCTCAATAAGGACGCAGAGCTGGTCACCGCCTTTCGCTTTACCGCAGGCGAGCAGCTCATCGGTCAGAGCGACACCCCGGATGCGGTCAAGGTGGAGCTGGATCGACAACAGTATCAGGTCGGCGAGACCGCCAAGCTGACCATCAAATCACCGTATCCAGGTCAGGCAAGCCTGATCCTGGCCAATAGCTCCATCCACGATGTGAGCAATATCTCCCTTGCTGAAGGCAAAGATACCCTGGAGATCCCGGTCAAGGCAGACTGGGGGGCAGGTGTTTATGCCTTGGTCACGGTCTATCGTCCTGGTGAAGGTCAGAAAAAAGGTGCAGATAGGGCTGTGGGCCTGGTCTGGCTCAATGTTGATCCGGCTGCCCAACGCCTCCAGGTCGCTATCAAGACACCGGATAAAATTCGTCCCCGCCAGACCCTCAAGGTGCCAGTGGAGATTAAAGATGCTGTTCCTGGTGAAGCAGTACACTTAACCCTGGCTGCGGTGGATGACGGTGTTCTCCGTCTCACCAATTTTGTCTCACCGGATCCGCTGTCTTGGTTCTTTAACAAACAGCAGCTGGGCCTGGAAATCCGAGATCTCTACGGGCAGCTCATCGCGCCGCCGGAAAGTAAACCCCTGGTCCTGCGCACCGGTGCCGGTGAAAACGGGCTGCGCGGCGCCCCTGAATCCAACATCAAGGTGCTCTCCCTCTTTTCCGGGGTGATCCAAGTCGGGGAGGATGGCATGGCCACGGTCCCTCTGGAAATCCCTGACTTCAACGGCAGGGTACGTCTCATGAGCGTGGCTTGGTCCCCGGATAAACTGGGCTCAGCCAGCCGTGATATGCAAATCAATGATCCGGTGGTAGTCTCTCCGGCCCTGCCCCGCTACCTGGCCCAGGGCGATGAATCAAGCATCCAGCTCCTGCTGGAAAACATCGACGGTCCAGAAGGTGAGTACCAGATCGCCTGGACCGCAGAAGGCGCTGTGGCTATGGAGACGGAAGAGAGCGAGGAGATGGCAAGCTCCCTCACCATCAATCTTGCACCGGGCAAACGGGAAAACCTCCGCTTCCCGGTACAGGCGAATAGCATCGGGAAGGGCAGCCTCCATGTCGAGGTCAAAGGCCCGGAAGGATATAGCTATAGCGGAGACTTCCCCCTCAATGTCCGAGGCAAATACCTGCCCACCCTGGAGCGTCGCTATGCCAAACTGAATCCTGGTGAGTCGATTGTTCTGGATAAGGAAACACTGACAGGCCTTTTCCCGGAAACCGCCAAAGTGGGGTTGACGATATCCAGCTCCCCTAATCTGGACGTGCCCGGTTTACTGGGCCAGCTTGATCGCTATCCCTACGGCTGTCTGGAGCAGCTCACCAGCCGGGCCATGCCCCTGCTCTCGGCTAATCTGCTGGCAGAACGCTTTGCCGCGCCTCTGGATAAGAACCTGCCCGGCAGGGTGCAGGAGGCCATTGACCGAATTCTCCAGAAACAACGTGGAGATGGCAGCTTTTCCCTCTGGTGGGACAGCGGCAGCGCTAAGCCCTGGCTCACGGCCTATGCCCTGGATTTCCTCAGTCGGGCCCAGGAAAAGGGTTATGTGGTTCCTGAATATTTTTATAAGAAAGGGATGCACTGGCTGACAGATCAGGTCAAAAACGCCAACAACCCTCAGGTACAAGATCTGGCGCCCCTGGCCTACGCCCATTGGGTACTGGCCCGGACCGGACAGGGCCGACACGAGGATGCCCGTTATCTCTTTGACACCTGGTTCCAGCAAACTCCTTCCCCCCTGGCAAAGGCCCAGCTTGCTGGTTCTCTGGCCCTGTTAGGAGATAGAAACCGGGCGATCAAGGGTCTGAAGGCGGCAATGGAGCAAGCAAACCGCGATCCCTCCTCCAGCTGGCACAACTACGGCTCACGCCTCCGTGATCTGGCTGGCATCATCCATGTCATTGCTGAATCTGGAATCACGGAAGTCGACCCGGCCCCGGCCTGGCAGGAACTGACCCGCTTGTTTGCTCAGGAGAAATACCTCTCCACCCAGGAACAGGCCTGGCTAATCATGGCTTCCCTAACTCTTGAGCAGAGCAGCCCCCTTGACCTGGATATCGTAGAAAAGGCTCCGGCTAAAGCGGAGAAGAAAGAAAAAGAGAAGCCTTCCCTGCTGAGCAGGATCAAATCCATGCTTGATTTCGGAACCCCAGAGCCTCCAGCAAGCGAGGAGCCAGCAGATGTTCAAGACGAGGCAACAGAGCAACCTGCGCCTCAGAGCACCTTCTTTGCCCTGGAACGGAAAGGTGAGGCCTTACTGAGCAACCCGGTGACCATCACTAATAATGGAGACAAGGTCGTCTGGTTGGTGACCACTTTGCAAGGCTCGCCCATTGAGGCACCTGCACCGGTGGAAAACGGCTTTACGGTGTTCCGGGATTGGTATACGACCGAAGGTGAACCCATGCCAGTGGATGCCATCCAGCAGGGTGAGCTCATGGTGGTAACGCTTCAGGGCGAGGTCAAGACCGAGTCCGACTTCCAGGCCCTGCTGGTTGATCTGCTGCCTGCGGGCTTTGAGATTGAACGGCCCATTACTGAGCAAGACACAGCCTTTAGCTGGCTCAAGGATCAGCTCACCAATAACGAGTATGTTGATGCACGGGACGACCGTTTTATAGCGGCCTTTGATACCAAGTCTCTACCAAGGGTTGATGGAAACAAGAAGATGAGCAGGTTCCAGTCAGCCTATCTGGTCCGGGCGGTCACGCCGGGCATCTACACCCTGCCCCCGGTGGAGGTTGAGGCCATGTATCGACCGGTGTACCGGGCCCGAGGTGGGGTTGGTACGGTGATCGTGAGTGGGGTGGAGTGA
- a CDS encoding sulfite exporter TauE/SafE family protein, translating into MTNLLMLYSGAATLGALHAFEPGHGKTLIAAYMIGTRGRAWDGMLLGAIVTITHTFSVILLGLVAQILSRTYSEETLHNWLGLVSAGIILAVGLWMLRQRLSGKSGHTHIHLFGKGHSHEHHHPHTHLHTHDGHSHDQHGHSHSHDEHSHDEHEHSHSHQDHHSHKHTHDHDHAHTSDEHEHTHEHHHPHTHDHEHDGYHEHSHHSHHSHGKHDSHNHSEKGHTHHEHASGKKNPWELLMLGISGGIIPCPAAIATLLAAIAAGKIAQGLSVTLFFSLGLGLVMMSIGVILSQAGRLTGKISENLDFARRMGLVSALLIIGIGSYTMFHSVKSIWF; encoded by the coding sequence ATGACCAACCTCCTTATGCTCTATTCGGGAGCAGCAACACTTGGTGCCTTGCATGCCTTTGAACCTGGCCACGGAAAAACGCTTATTGCCGCCTATATGATAGGTACAAGGGGGCGGGCTTGGGATGGTATGCTGCTTGGGGCAATTGTGACCATTACCCACACCTTCAGTGTTATTTTACTGGGCCTTGTGGCGCAAATTTTGTCCAGAACCTATTCAGAGGAAACACTGCATAACTGGCTCGGTTTAGTCTCCGCCGGGATTATCCTGGCGGTGGGGCTCTGGATGCTCCGGCAGCGGCTTTCCGGCAAGAGTGGTCATACCCATATCCATCTCTTTGGGAAAGGGCACAGTCATGAGCATCATCATCCCCACACCCATCTGCATACTCATGATGGACATTCACATGACCAGCATGGTCATTCGCATAGCCATGATGAGCACTCTCATGACGAACATGAACATAGTCATAGCCATCAAGACCATCATTCCCACAAACATACTCATGACCACGATCATGCTCATACTTCTGACGAGCATGAACACACCCACGAGCATCATCATCCCCATACCCATGATCACGAGCATGATGGCTACCATGAACACAGCCATCATAGTCATCATAGTCATGGTAAGCATGATAGTCATAATCATAGCGAAAAGGGACATACACATCATGAACACGCGAGTGGCAAAAAAAATCCCTGGGAACTCTTGATGCTGGGAATTTCCGGCGGTATCATCCCTTGCCCGGCAGCCATCGCCACCTTATTAGCTGCTATTGCGGCCGGTAAGATCGCGCAAGGGCTAAGCGTAACCTTGTTTTTCAGTTTGGGATTGGGGTTGGTTATGATGAGTATAGGCGTGATTTTGTCTCAGGCTGGACGTCTGACCGGGAAGATTAGTGAAAACCTCGACTTTGCCCGGCGTATGGGCCTCGTCAGTGCCTTACTGATTATAGGAATAGGATCCTATACCATGTTCCACTCTGTTAAAAGTATCTGGTTTTAG
- a CDS encoding phosphatidylserine decarboxylase — protein sequence MSDNKIIDDGMPPPPATTWNQQDKEQVALLLAELDVMLVRPDGRMSKTGALMQESLSEVCNPLLNPEQDRRSFWYPYRNGEKPMSDFFATWLYYAPVPTGIGPGYYIEQWDYLANTKAGLILNNEDQRFKNWFVDFLNLRGAWLNSTDSKGSIDKWMEYQGTKEHPFDISEYIVPEGGFQSFNQFFLRELKPDERPMCPCADDPDVVVAPCDGGVFYLTRGQLEGNKYPLPGKSHDVLQLEQALPGYGGSFIGGPLLDILLWFTDYHHFRAPVSGTVIHQGMYEGSYNYDFDNYDPNDPYAPALPEDSDRVGWYRSLGKHKRYVWIFRTEELGLVAMMAIGFWGVGSIINEVPEGATLKKGDRMGHFGYGGSSIVLAFEPNLDLQFGVPDNKGGTTLVNDPDSPTLMQIQQCLGRRTQSLKWSD from the coding sequence ATGTCCGACAACAAAATTATTGATGATGGGATGCCCCCACCTCCCGCCACCACATGGAATCAACAGGACAAAGAACAAGTTGCTCTTTTGCTCGCAGAGTTGGACGTCATGCTCGTTCGTCCCGACGGACGCATGTCAAAAACAGGCGCATTGATGCAGGAATCGCTGTCAGAGGTATGTAATCCCTTGCTGAACCCTGAACAGGACCGGCGGTCGTTCTGGTATCCCTATCGCAATGGCGAAAAACCGATGTCGGACTTCTTTGCAACCTGGCTCTACTACGCTCCCGTTCCGACGGGTATCGGTCCTGGTTACTACATTGAGCAGTGGGACTATCTCGCGAACACCAAAGCGGGGTTGATACTCAATAACGAGGATCAGCGCTTCAAGAACTGGTTTGTTGACTTTCTCAATCTCCGTGGAGCGTGGCTCAACAGTACAGATTCAAAGGGGTCTATCGACAAATGGATGGAATACCAAGGCACCAAGGAGCATCCTTTTGACATAAGCGAATACATAGTACCCGAAGGCGGGTTCCAATCCTTCAATCAATTTTTTCTCCGGGAACTGAAACCGGACGAACGGCCAATGTGCCCTTGCGCTGATGATCCAGATGTAGTGGTCGCGCCCTGTGACGGAGGTGTGTTTTATCTCACTCGCGGACAACTCGAAGGCAATAAGTACCCTCTTCCGGGCAAATCACATGACGTGCTTCAACTCGAACAGGCTCTTCCTGGATATGGTGGAAGCTTTATAGGTGGCCCTCTGCTTGATATTCTGCTGTGGTTCACCGATTACCATCACTTCCGTGCGCCTGTCTCAGGGACGGTTATCCACCAAGGGATGTACGAGGGCTCCTACAATTATGACTTTGATAACTACGATCCCAACGATCCCTACGCGCCAGCACTGCCGGAAGATAGCGACCGGGTAGGCTGGTACCGGAGCCTGGGTAAACACAAACGCTATGTTTGGATATTTCGGACGGAAGAACTTGGTTTGGTGGCGATGATGGCCATCGGATTCTGGGGTGTCGGCAGTATCATTAATGAGGTGCCCGAGGGTGCAACGTTGAAAAAAGGCGATCGGATGGGGCACTTTGGCTACGGTGGTTCCTCAATCGTGCTGGCATTCGAGCCTAACCTGGATTTGCAGTTCGGCGTGCCGGATAACAAGGGGGGAACCACGCTCGTCAACGATCCCGACTCCCCGACCTTAATGCAAATCCAACAGTGCCTGGGAAGGCGCACACAGTCTCTGAAGTGGTCTGATTGA